A genomic window from Slackia heliotrinireducens DSM 20476 includes:
- a CDS encoding molybdopterin-dependent oxidoreductase translates to MSRKKKLFALGATALLAGALCAVGCAQTEAENPDDASSVVIENPAVFVDDDGDLIQLAPFDDRTNAAWYQQDPFKQFNTNYLHADQRGCKSCHSDLADLVWNSEYYHPGRYGLNVEWTVQTCRGCHSTSGYGIDITEDNKFGDIMHATHMNVETECWSCHATSSSNLIYDSDTEGTMLLWEDARTEELRGFTDIASDDMDGEFTYNQDLVMDVEDLPSIDVQFYEWDYKRIENEANDVPLDAQMMKDWTITMSGKVKEEKTWNLQDLIDDPNVPKETKVVKWHCVLNAFGGNVIGQAEVTGIPYSWLIEQCGGLTEDANGIENFSADGFSDGASVPLELVTDGTALVVYEVNGEPLTWSVGYPCFGMAGGTACGSWAKQLSDIVVTGPETPFFNMVTGRPASADENDTLQYNNPNVGIIGLKDGQVVQAGEPLTIQGYADAFDKEITAVELSFDRGATWKTFPVSGTDLEKLLIWEYTFTPDAGSYYVEARAVNSDGKTSSLNFSRMFTAVEDIDSVSAVPAADAEEEE, encoded by the coding sequence GTGAGTAGGAAGAAGAAACTGTTCGCCTTGGGCGCCACGGCGCTTTTGGCGGGCGCGCTCTGCGCAGTGGGATGCGCGCAGACGGAAGCCGAGAATCCCGACGATGCGTCGTCGGTCGTCATCGAGAACCCCGCCGTGTTCGTGGACGACGACGGCGACTTGATCCAGTTGGCGCCGTTCGACGACCGTACGAACGCCGCATGGTACCAGCAGGACCCGTTCAAGCAGTTCAACACGAACTATCTCCACGCCGATCAGCGCGGATGCAAGTCGTGCCATTCCGACCTCGCCGATTTGGTCTGGAACTCGGAGTACTACCATCCCGGTCGCTACGGCTTGAACGTGGAGTGGACCGTGCAGACGTGCCGTGGCTGTCATAGCACGTCGGGCTACGGCATCGACATCACCGAAGACAACAAGTTCGGCGACATCATGCATGCCACGCACATGAACGTGGAGACCGAATGCTGGAGCTGCCACGCCACGTCGTCTTCGAACCTTATCTACGATTCCGACACCGAGGGCACTATGCTTCTGTGGGAGGACGCGCGCACCGAGGAACTGCGCGGCTTCACCGACATCGCGTCCGATGACATGGACGGTGAGTTCACCTACAACCAGGACCTGGTCATGGATGTCGAGGATCTTCCCAGCATCGACGTGCAGTTCTACGAGTGGGATTACAAGCGCATCGAGAACGAAGCGAACGACGTGCCGCTGGACGCGCAGATGATGAAGGACTGGACCATCACGATGTCCGGCAAGGTGAAGGAAGAGAAGACCTGGAATCTGCAGGATCTCATCGACGACCCGAACGTCCCGAAAGAGACCAAGGTCGTGAAGTGGCACTGCGTGCTGAATGCCTTCGGCGGCAATGTGATCGGCCAGGCCGAGGTGACGGGCATCCCGTACTCGTGGCTCATCGAGCAGTGCGGCGGTTTGACCGAAGACGCCAACGGCATCGAGAACTTCTCGGCCGACGGTTTCAGCGACGGCGCGTCGGTTCCTCTGGAACTTGTGACCGACGGCACCGCACTGGTGGTGTATGAGGTGAACGGCGAACCTCTGACCTGGAGCGTCGGCTATCCGTGCTTCGGCATGGCAGGCGGCACCGCATGCGGCAGCTGGGCCAAGCAGCTGAGCGACATCGTGGTGACCGGCCCCGAGACCCCGTTCTTCAACATGGTCACCGGACGTCCGGCAAGCGCCGACGAGAACGACACGCTTCAGTACAACAACCCCAACGTCGGCATCATCGGCCTGAAGGACGGCCAGGTTGTGCAGGCCGGCGAGCCGCTGACCATTCAGGGCTACGCCGACGCCTTCGACAAGGAGATCACGGCCGTCGAGCTCTCCTTCGACCGCGGCGCCACCTGGAAGACGTTCCCTGTATCCGGGACCGACCTTGAGAAGCTGCTGATCTGGGAGTATACCTTCACGCCGGACGCGGGCAGCTACTACGTCGAGGCGCGCGCCGTCAACAGTGACGGAAAGACCTCGTCGCTGAACTTCAGCCGCATGTTCACCGCCGTGGAGGACATCGACTCGGTGAGCGCTGTGCCGGCCGCGGACGCCGAAGAGGAAGAATAG
- the nrfD gene encoding NrfD/PsrC family molybdoenzyme membrane anchor subunit yields the protein MENLQLIWNWQPAMYLFLGGMGAGAFVTAAIMFLRNRDAHRPVVNASAWVAVVSLGVGLLLLVTELVSPLRGLMLWQSFSHFTSWMTIGAWIIFCAVIAFGVFALLTTPAIQDRMGAKQSSDDGSAEGAKAPLRFGGLLAALAVLGIVLGFAVAVYTGVLLMSAPGVPLWNTPILPVLFTVSAFDTGIAAVEVVAWAMEKRDPVDAAVLRKLDRAVVLLASLEIVVLAVFIGTMLVGNPLGGSDSASFAATAQQSVRLMLSGVLAPFFWVLLVVVGLAVPLYVAFRGSRAHISLKTMATGAACALVGGCVLRFAVVLAGMHVDYVADTFINVLI from the coding sequence ATGGAGAACCTGCAATTGATCTGGAACTGGCAACCTGCCATGTACCTGTTTTTGGGCGGCATGGGCGCTGGCGCGTTCGTGACCGCAGCGATCATGTTCCTGCGCAACCGCGACGCGCACCGGCCGGTGGTGAACGCGAGCGCCTGGGTTGCCGTCGTAAGTCTCGGTGTAGGCCTGTTGCTGCTGGTCACCGAGCTCGTCTCGCCCTTGCGCGGCCTCATGCTGTGGCAGAGCTTCAGCCACTTCACGTCGTGGATGACCATCGGCGCATGGATCATCTTCTGCGCCGTCATCGCGTTCGGTGTCTTCGCGCTGCTGACCACGCCTGCTATCCAGGACCGCATGGGTGCGAAGCAGTCGTCCGACGACGGTTCCGCTGAGGGTGCGAAGGCCCCGCTGCGTTTCGGCGGCCTGCTTGCCGCCTTGGCCGTGCTCGGCATCGTGCTGGGATTCGCAGTGGCCGTCTACACCGGCGTGCTGCTCATGAGCGCCCCTGGCGTCCCGCTGTGGAACACGCCCATTCTGCCCGTTTTGTTTACCGTGTCGGCGTTCGATACGGGCATAGCGGCCGTGGAGGTCGTGGCGTGGGCCATGGAGAAGCGCGACCCGGTGGATGCGGCGGTGCTTCGGAAACTGGATCGCGCGGTGGTGCTGCTGGCGTCTTTGGAAATCGTGGTGCTCGCGGTGTTCATCGGCACGATGCTGGTCGGAAACCCGCTGGGCGGCTCAGATTCCGCATCGTTCGCCGCAACCGCACAGCAGTCGGTCCGGCTGATGCTGTCTGGCGTCCTGGCCCCGTTCTTCTGGGTCTTGCTGGTCGTCGTCGGCCTGGCGGTGCCGCTGTATGTGGCGTTCCGCGGCTCAAGGGCCCATATCTCCCTGAAGACCATGGCGACGGGCGCCGCTTGCGCGCTGGTCGGCGGATGCGTGCTGCGCTTCGCGGTGGTGCTGGCGGGCATGCATGTGGACTACGTCGCGGACACGTTCATAAACGTGCTGATCTAG
- a CDS encoding 4Fe-4S dicluster domain-containing protein, with protein MKDVSRRSLLACAALGAASFAAASVGEAGPAAYAAADGEATEDAYQVSSRGDADAQYGFLMNVQRCIDCGKCVEACRRANGTPESLPARRRIECYIDEQGIERYVSVSCMHCEKPACLEVCPAGAISKTIGGIVVVDKDLCIGCKYCYQACPFQAPHYDAVSMYKCDYCLGAGVALGDTPNCVRACKTQALRFGKLDELLELSDRVRRVGGTTDPSAVLV; from the coding sequence ATGAAGGACGTAAGCAGAAGGAGCCTGCTCGCATGTGCGGCGCTCGGTGCGGCTTCGTTCGCGGCGGCTTCGGTCGGCGAGGCCGGCCCTGCGGCGTATGCCGCGGCGGACGGCGAAGCAACCGAGGATGCATACCAGGTGAGCAGCCGGGGAGACGCCGACGCGCAGTACGGGTTCCTCATGAACGTGCAGCGCTGCATCGACTGCGGCAAATGCGTCGAGGCATGCCGCCGCGCGAACGGTACGCCGGAGAGCCTGCCGGCGCGGCGCCGCATCGAGTGCTACATCGACGAGCAGGGGATCGAACGGTACGTCTCCGTGTCGTGCATGCATTGCGAGAAGCCGGCGTGCTTGGAGGTGTGCCCTGCAGGAGCTATCAGCAAGACGATCGGCGGCATCGTGGTTGTGGACAAGGATCTGTGCATCGGTTGCAAGTACTGCTACCAGGCCTGTCCGTTCCAGGCGCCGCACTACGACGCCGTCAGCATGTACAAATGCGATTACTGCCTGGGTGCGGGCGTCGCCCTCGGCGACACGCCCAACTGTGTGCGGGCATGCAAGACCCAAGCCCTGCGATTCGGCAAGCTCGACGAGCTGCTTGAGCTGAGCGATCGCGTACGCCGCGTCGGAGGAACCACGGACCCGTCTGCGGTCCTGGTGTAG
- a CDS encoding Ldh family oxidoreductase, whose product MAYVTWSLETLERFCKDVFTTFGFSVEESAQISDVLLTADLFGIESHGMQRMVRYHKGIEKGQIHLDAQPEVVFETPISATIDGHSAMGQLVSVFAMKKAIEKAKTCGIGIVTVRESNHYGIAGYYAKMASDQGLIGFSCTNSEAIMVPTFARQAMIGSNPIAVAVPADPVPFLFDASTTVVTRGKLEMYNKMGKPLPEGWALDENGVPCSEAPRVLSNIVGKNGGGIMPLGGSSETLGSHKGYGWGMVAELFSSILSQGVTSNECCTFEGRTGICHGFAAIDPAAFGDPDAIREHFSEYLKELRCAPLADGATRIYTHGEKEVLAQEHRRKNGVPVNDGTMVELLDLCDYLKLDFASYFPGYEPPAEFAGFAGNY is encoded by the coding sequence ATGGCTTACGTAACCTGGAGTTTGGAAACCCTCGAGCGCTTCTGCAAAGACGTGTTCACCACCTTCGGATTCAGCGTCGAGGAAAGCGCCCAGATCAGCGATGTGCTCTTGACTGCCGATTTGTTCGGCATCGAAAGCCACGGCATGCAGCGCATGGTCCGCTACCACAAGGGCATCGAGAAGGGGCAGATTCACCTGGACGCGCAGCCCGAGGTCGTTTTCGAAACACCCATCAGCGCCACCATCGACGGCCATTCGGCCATGGGTCAGCTGGTCAGCGTGTTCGCCATGAAAAAGGCCATCGAGAAGGCGAAAACCTGCGGTATCGGCATCGTCACCGTGCGCGAGTCGAACCACTACGGCATTGCGGGCTACTACGCCAAGATGGCTTCCGACCAGGGGCTCATCGGCTTCTCCTGCACGAACTCCGAGGCCATTATGGTGCCGACCTTCGCCCGCCAGGCCATGATCGGGTCCAACCCCATCGCCGTGGCCGTGCCCGCCGACCCCGTACCGTTCTTGTTCGACGCCTCCACCACGGTTGTGACCAGGGGCAAGCTCGAAATGTACAACAAGATGGGCAAGCCTTTGCCCGAAGGGTGGGCGCTGGACGAGAACGGCGTGCCCTGCAGCGAGGCCCCGCGCGTGCTATCGAACATCGTGGGGAAGAACGGCGGCGGCATCATGCCGCTGGGCGGTTCGTCGGAAACCCTGGGCAGCCACAAGGGCTACGGCTGGGGCATGGTGGCCGAACTGTTCAGCTCCATTCTTTCCCAAGGCGTGACCAGCAACGAATGCTGCACGTTCGAGGGCAGGACAGGCATCTGCCACGGGTTCGCGGCCATCGACCCGGCTGCTTTCGGCGACCCGGACGCCATCCGCGAGCATTTCTCCGAGTATCTCAAGGAGCTCCGTTGCGCCCCGCTGGCCGACGGCGCCACCCGCATTTACACCCATGGTGAGAAGGAGGTGCTCGCCCAGGAGCATCGCCGCAAGAACGGCGTGCCCGTCAACGACGGAACCATGGTCGAACTGCTCGACCTGTGCGACTACCTGAAGCTGGATTTCGCGTCTTACTTCCCGGGCTACGAGCCGCCCGCCGAGTTCGCGGGATTCGCTGGAAACTACTAG
- a CDS encoding flavodoxin family protein, translating into MARKLVVYYSWKNSAASYMAQRIADAIGADIEGIVPELAYNGNYDLAMERAKREVGCNFEPKIKPMQSNLEDYDEIIIGGPCWWQKMSSPVRTFLVKNRRRLAGKTVSCFITNYGRKPWAIEDMESLLPESCTVIPGMEIRFEDEDASCQETPDEQVTAWIETL; encoded by the coding sequence ATGGCGCGCAAGCTCGTCGTGTACTACAGCTGGAAGAACAGCGCGGCGTCATACATGGCACAACGCATCGCCGACGCAATCGGTGCGGACATAGAAGGCATTGTTCCCGAACTTGCCTACAACGGCAATTACGATTTGGCCATGGAACGTGCCAAGCGGGAAGTCGGATGCAATTTCGAGCCGAAAATCAAACCCATGCAATCGAACCTTGAAGATTACGACGAGATCATCATCGGCGGGCCGTGCTGGTGGCAGAAGATGAGCTCCCCTGTTCGCACGTTCCTGGTCAAGAACCGACGCCGCCTTGCAGGCAAGACCGTTTCCTGCTTCATTACCAATTACGGCCGCAAGCCCTGGGCGATCGAAGACATGGAGTCGCTGCTTCCCGAATCCTGCACTGTGATTCCTGGAATGGAGATACGTTTCGAAGACGAGGACGCATCCTGCCAGGAAACCCCCGACGAGCAGGTAACAGCCTGGATAGAAACGCTGTAA
- a CDS encoding 4Fe-4S binding protein, giving the protein MKLRNVRTIVASAVFLVLAVCLVTGVSTGTLCGFGWGDIALLCPLGAIETMIASRMLAPRALVSIVVMAGLVFFVGRAFCSWVCPVTVLNHVRDFFTPQKKRREAQAQRESENRDIARFEIAKSLGHDCSSCKAVRSKQSKLDSRHAVLGGAILSAAVFGFPVFCLVCPVGLSFATVLVVVRLFGVGDVTWSAVIIPAMLLIEVLFLRKWCTRFCPLSALMNLVGRFSRTTVPEIDNALCLETSKGSPCSKCASVCSFDINLRHPEYGELGKRDCSRCMDCVQECPAGAIRMVAINNAEEPFAVLPQVEKVSESASTTNGA; this is encoded by the coding sequence ATGAAATTAAGGAATGTGCGGACGATAGTCGCCAGCGCCGTGTTCTTGGTGCTTGCCGTCTGCCTGGTCACCGGCGTGTCCACCGGCACGCTCTGCGGTTTCGGATGGGGCGACATCGCCTTGCTTTGCCCCTTGGGGGCCATCGAGACCATGATCGCATCGCGGATGCTTGCGCCCAGAGCCCTTGTCAGCATCGTCGTTATGGCCGGTCTGGTGTTCTTCGTCGGACGGGCGTTCTGCAGCTGGGTCTGTCCTGTGACTGTGCTTAACCATGTGCGGGATTTCTTCACGCCTCAGAAGAAGCGTCGCGAGGCGCAGGCTCAACGCGAGAGCGAGAACAGGGACATCGCCCGGTTCGAGATTGCCAAGTCGTTGGGGCACGACTGCTCGTCGTGCAAGGCCGTGCGCAGCAAGCAGTCCAAACTGGACAGCCGCCATGCCGTGCTGGGCGGAGCCATTCTCTCGGCTGCGGTTTTCGGATTCCCGGTGTTCTGCCTGGTGTGTCCTGTCGGATTATCGTTTGCGACGGTGCTCGTGGTCGTGCGCCTCTTCGGTGTCGGCGACGTGACCTGGTCGGCGGTCATCATTCCCGCCATGCTGCTTATCGAGGTCCTGTTCCTGCGCAAGTGGTGCACCCGGTTCTGCCCGCTGTCGGCGCTGATGAACCTGGTGGGTCGTTTCAGCAGGACGACGGTGCCCGAAATCGACAACGCGCTGTGCCTGGAGACGTCGAAGGGTAGCCCCTGCAGCAAATGCGCCAGCGTGTGCTCGTTCGACATCAATTTACGTCATCCTGAGTACGGCGAGCTAGGCAAACGCGATTGCAGCCGATGCATGGATTGCGTGCAGGAATGCCCGGCGGGAGCCATCAGGATGGTTGCGATTAACAATGCCGAAGAGCCGTTCGCGGTGCTGCCGCAGGTTGAGAAGGTGTCCGAATCCGCTTCGACCACGAACGGCGCATAA
- a CDS encoding 4Fe-4S dicluster domain-containing protein: MAASDAGMVREDEVHGSAGVDRRTLLIGAGSTAVLLGVGGLRYVGSVPQVRPPGGQDEDHLIAACIRCNRCVEACPMQVIVPSRIEYGILGMRTPRLEFSENPPGDMDGIAFCDFCAEANDGVPLCVQVCPTEALKVPEGEVVEDTILGVAELDKDLCMAYRSGFCAFCHDACIEARGEEAAAIYYVGSEDGTSMLPVVDAERCNGCGACESVCVSIQDGSVVNAKERAIVVRSLEYLEVAE; the protein is encoded by the coding sequence ATGGCTGCATCTGATGCCGGTATGGTGCGCGAGGATGAGGTCCACGGCTCTGCGGGCGTCGACCGCCGCACGTTGCTCATCGGAGCGGGTTCCACTGCCGTATTGCTGGGGGTCGGCGGCCTGCGCTACGTCGGTTCCGTTCCCCAGGTCCGTCCGCCTGGAGGACAGGACGAAGATCACCTTATCGCAGCATGCATACGTTGCAACCGCTGCGTCGAGGCATGCCCCATGCAAGTCATCGTTCCGTCGAGGATCGAGTACGGCATCCTGGGCATGCGTACACCCCGCCTGGAGTTCTCCGAGAACCCTCCGGGCGACATGGACGGGATCGCGTTTTGCGATTTCTGCGCCGAGGCGAACGACGGCGTTCCGCTCTGCGTGCAGGTATGCCCTACGGAAGCCCTCAAAGTGCCCGAAGGCGAAGTGGTCGAAGACACGATTCTCGGCGTCGCCGAGCTCGACAAGGACCTCTGCATGGCGTACCGAAGCGGCTTCTGCGCCTTCTGCCATGACGCGTGCATCGAAGCGCGCGGCGAGGAAGCAGCTGCAATCTATTATGTCGGTTCGGAAGACGGCACCAGCATGCTGCCCGTCGTGGATGCCGAGAGATGCAACGGGTGCGGAGCCTGCGAATCCGTATGCGTGTCGATTCAAGACGGATCGGTGGTCAATGCGAAGGAGCGCGCCATCGTCGTCAGGTCTCTGGAGTATCTGGAGGTGGCGGAATGA